A window from Chitinophaga filiformis encodes these proteins:
- a CDS encoding alginate lyase family protein, which translates to MRTPAIEICIMLILALLMCISTLKAQAPPETFLIKARKLLEAKRRIARQEPAMQQALAELLSIADRSLKNGPYSVVYKDKAPPSGDKHDYMSVGPYWWPDSTKANGLPYIRKDGQVNPERYAIKDDEYQNAISRDVYFLGLAWFYTGDEKYAAHAAGLLRTWFLDTATRMNPNLNYGQAIPGITAGRGIGLIDTHNVTMLIDGVQLLKRSTSLSAAEYKGIQDWYREFLQWMRTSPIGVDEADELNNHGTWYDVQQVVIALFTGQRELARQFLEEQTRKRIDLQLEPDGRQPKELARTLSWNYSLFNLRAFFELALLAENVNIDLWHYESPDKKSLKKAYTWLLPYATGKKDWQYQQIKPKHDEEFLELSEVAAKKYTDIDLAALRELHKDFRNNLLLLTDWAY; encoded by the coding sequence ATGAGGACGCCTGCAATAGAGATTTGTATTATGTTGATCCTGGCGCTACTGATGTGTATCAGCACCTTGAAGGCGCAAGCGCCGCCGGAGACTTTCCTGATCAAAGCGCGGAAGCTGCTGGAGGCAAAACGAAGGATTGCCCGGCAGGAGCCGGCTATGCAGCAGGCGCTGGCAGAATTGCTTTCCATAGCTGACCGGTCACTGAAGAACGGGCCTTATTCCGTCGTGTATAAAGATAAGGCGCCACCCAGCGGTGACAAGCATGATTATATGAGCGTCGGGCCATATTGGTGGCCCGACTCCACTAAAGCGAACGGCTTACCGTATATCCGGAAGGATGGACAGGTGAACCCCGAACGCTATGCCATCAAGGATGATGAATACCAGAATGCCATATCCAGGGATGTATATTTCCTGGGACTGGCCTGGTTTTACACCGGTGATGAAAAGTATGCTGCACATGCGGCGGGGCTGTTGCGTACCTGGTTCCTCGACACTGCAACCAGGATGAATCCGAACCTGAATTACGGGCAGGCCATTCCTGGTATTACAGCAGGCAGGGGAATAGGGCTGATCGACACTCATAATGTGACGATGCTGATAGACGGCGTGCAGTTGCTGAAGCGTTCAACGTCTTTGTCTGCCGCGGAATACAAAGGTATCCAGGACTGGTACCGGGAGTTCCTGCAGTGGATGCGAACCAGTCCGATAGGGGTAGACGAAGCAGATGAATTGAATAATCATGGTACCTGGTATGATGTACAGCAGGTGGTGATCGCACTGTTCACCGGTCAGCGGGAACTGGCGAGACAGTTCCTGGAGGAGCAGACCAGGAAACGGATAGACCTCCAGTTGGAGCCGGATGGGCGTCAGCCGAAAGAACTGGCCAGAACACTTTCCTGGAATTATTCCCTGTTCAACCTGCGTGCTTTTTTTGAACTGGCCTTACTGGCAGAGAATGTAAATATTGATCTCTGGCATTATGAAAGTCCGGACAAGAAAAGCCTGAAGAAAGCATATACATGGTTGCTGCCCTATGCTACCGGAAAGAAGGACTGGCAGTACCAGCAGATCAAGCCGAAGCATGATGAGGAGTTCCTGGAGCTGTCGGAAGTGGCCGCTAAAAAATATACAGACATTGATCTGGCTGCGCTCAGGGAGCTGCACAAGGACTTCCGGAATAATTTATTACTCCTTACTGACTGGGCATATTAA
- a CDS encoding heparinase II/III family protein, giving the protein MKKYTVLTCMLLLLGSQLSAQNLLSGRYTSAQLAEKLMPYAKWEPFPRLENRAGWEKADPATGAAIIKKAEAYLDYEWPGIPAVKSLLIIRNGNRSEYQDISGKKREVLGTLLLAEVYEHKGRFVDQVVNGVWSICEESFWGASAHLPRSFDGLMDVSAPFVELFSAETATLLAWVDYFLGAELDRVSPQVRKRIYYETNKRIFEPLMTKPHGWMSSSGSGRRPNNWNPWICSNWLNSVLLLEKDESKRVAAVSKLLGVLDAFLNPYPADGGCDEGPGYWGAAAASLYDNISLLNLATNNAFAYVYADPKVAEMGRFIYKAQISEKYFINFADADPQPGMAASMIYRFGKDIKDTAMMRFGAYYLKNENPASMRGYHYFRHLFVLFMQDELQHADKGLVLPGDVWWPDLQVMIARDRNGSTDGFFVAAQGGHNDESHNHNDVGNYVVYHDGLPVLIDVGRGTYTAKTFSGRRYDIWYNSSDYHNVPAVNGYAQLPGSRFKAEKVAYKRTASASTMAMDISAAYPEQAGIKRWQRSIRLNKGKNVQIEDVMQLEEDGQVTEHFMTCYPAEVIKPGVLVIHRKEGSGSKDFYLRYPATDLVASVEKVPLQTEEDGGVRQKWGDNIYRINLQGKVKAQGKLKFLVEAM; this is encoded by the coding sequence ATGAAAAAATATACTGTTTTAACCTGTATGCTGTTGTTGCTGGGAAGCCAGTTATCTGCACAGAACCTGCTGAGCGGCCGTTATACATCCGCACAACTGGCAGAAAAGCTGATGCCATATGCCAAATGGGAGCCTTTTCCGCGCCTGGAGAACAGGGCGGGATGGGAAAAAGCTGATCCGGCAACAGGAGCGGCTATCATTAAAAAGGCAGAAGCTTATCTGGACTACGAATGGCCGGGTATCCCCGCTGTGAAATCTTTACTGATCATCCGTAACGGGAACCGTTCAGAGTACCAGGACATCAGCGGAAAAAAAAGAGAGGTGTTAGGTACGCTGCTGCTGGCAGAAGTATATGAGCACAAAGGCCGGTTTGTTGACCAGGTGGTGAATGGCGTATGGTCGATCTGTGAGGAATCTTTCTGGGGAGCATCGGCGCACCTGCCAAGGTCTTTCGACGGGTTGATGGATGTATCTGCGCCTTTTGTAGAGCTGTTCTCGGCGGAGACAGCCACTCTGCTGGCCTGGGTGGATTACTTCCTGGGGGCGGAACTGGACAGGGTATCTCCGCAGGTAAGAAAACGGATCTATTATGAAACGAACAAACGGATCTTTGAGCCGCTGATGACCAAACCTCATGGATGGATGAGTTCCAGCGGTAGTGGCCGGAGGCCGAACAACTGGAATCCCTGGATCTGTTCCAACTGGCTGAATTCCGTGTTGCTGCTGGAGAAAGATGAGAGCAAACGGGTGGCCGCAGTATCGAAGCTGCTGGGCGTACTGGATGCATTTCTGAATCCCTATCCTGCTGATGGCGGCTGTGATGAAGGCCCGGGGTACTGGGGCGCAGCAGCGGCATCATTGTATGATAATATCTCTTTACTGAACCTCGCTACTAACAACGCTTTCGCATATGTGTATGCTGACCCGAAAGTAGCCGAGATGGGCAGGTTCATTTACAAGGCACAGATCAGTGAAAAGTATTTTATCAATTTTGCAGATGCTGATCCACAACCTGGTATGGCAGCCAGTATGATCTACCGGTTTGGGAAGGATATAAAGGATACAGCCATGATGCGTTTCGGAGCCTATTACCTGAAAAACGAAAACCCCGCATCGATGAGGGGGTATCATTATTTCAGGCATCTGTTCGTGCTATTCATGCAGGATGAACTGCAACATGCCGATAAAGGGCTGGTATTGCCCGGTGATGTCTGGTGGCCGGACCTGCAGGTCATGATAGCCCGTGACAGGAATGGCAGTACGGATGGCTTTTTTGTGGCAGCACAGGGCGGACACAATGACGAGAGCCATAACCATAACGATGTGGGCAACTATGTAGTATACCATGACGGATTACCGGTGCTGATCGATGTAGGAAGAGGGACGTATACAGCCAAGACTTTCAGCGGCAGGCGATATGATATCTGGTACAATAGTTCCGATTACCATAATGTACCTGCTGTGAACGGCTATGCACAGTTGCCTGGCAGCAGGTTTAAGGCAGAAAAGGTGGCGTATAAAAGGACTGCATCTGCGAGCACAATGGCCATGGATATCAGTGCCGCCTACCCGGAGCAGGCAGGTATAAAGCGATGGCAACGGAGTATCCGGCTTAATAAGGGAAAGAACGTGCAGATAGAAGACGTGATGCAGCTGGAGGAAGATGGACAGGTGACGGAACATTTTATGACCTGTTACCCGGCAGAAGTAATTAAACCGGGCGTATTGGTGATACACCGGAAAGAAGGTAGCGGATCCAAAGATTTTTATTTGCGTTACCCGGCGACAGACCTTGTAGCGAGCGTAGAGAAAGTGCCTTTACAAACGGAGGAAGACGGAGGAGTAAGGCAGAAGTGGGGCGACAATATTTACAGGATCAACCTGCAGGGGAAGGTGAAGGCGCAGGGTAAACTGAAGTTTCTCGTGGAAGCAATGTAG
- a CDS encoding TlpA disulfide reductase family protein yields MAQSFQIKGKLGRLQAPAKVYIGYTFDGKSIYDSADVDNGNFSFDRPVSYPTNILLTVSRDGEPQTFFNAKDIAHLYVEPGSIVWLTSDESIANFDANGSASQDDYKTYQKFMADAEEKLTLLTTESSNTLQNDVSEKALAAKGSYMEHFRAAMDYRKQKMKEFIQLHPEMYISLDILEEYAGAFIDYRDVEPLFKSLADRTKTSAKGKAYLKKIETAKQTAVGAAAPEFSQKDANGNRVTLSSFKGKVVLLNFWASWSAASRLENQQLKQILKTYTAKDVTVINIALEERKEPWIQAMNEDRMPGYNVSDLKFLRNEIAELYNVTAVPQNVLIDGSGNIIARNLKGSQLSDKLAGIVGK; encoded by the coding sequence ATGGCACAATCCTTTCAGATCAAAGGAAAGCTCGGACGATTACAGGCGCCTGCCAAAGTGTACATCGGTTACACTTTCGACGGCAAAAGCATTTACGATTCTGCAGATGTTGACAACGGTAATTTTTCGTTCGACAGGCCTGTCTCCTATCCTACTAACATCCTGCTGACTGTAAGCCGGGACGGAGAGCCACAGACTTTCTTTAATGCCAAGGACATTGCTCATCTCTACGTAGAACCAGGTTCAATCGTATGGTTAACATCCGACGAAAGCATCGCCAACTTTGATGCTAACGGCTCCGCTTCACAGGATGATTATAAAACCTACCAGAAGTTCATGGCAGATGCAGAAGAAAAACTGACACTGCTGACCACCGAGTCATCCAACACATTGCAGAATGATGTATCGGAAAAAGCACTTGCAGCCAAAGGCTCATATATGGAGCATTTCCGTGCGGCAATGGACTATCGCAAACAAAAAATGAAGGAGTTTATCCAGCTGCATCCCGAGATGTACATCAGCCTGGATATCCTGGAAGAATATGCGGGCGCCTTTATCGACTACCGCGATGTTGAGCCTTTGTTTAAATCACTGGCCGATCGTACAAAAACATCTGCAAAAGGTAAGGCATACCTGAAAAAGATCGAAACCGCGAAACAGACCGCCGTTGGCGCTGCTGCTCCTGAGTTCTCACAAAAAGACGCTAATGGTAACCGGGTAACCCTGTCTTCCTTCAAAGGAAAGGTAGTATTACTGAACTTCTGGGCCAGCTGGTCGGCAGCTTCCAGACTGGAGAACCAGCAGCTGAAACAGATCCTGAAAACATACACCGCGAAAGATGTGACTGTGATCAACATTGCACTGGAAGAACGCAAAGAGCCGTGGATCCAGGCCATGAATGAAGACAGAATGCCAGGGTACAATGTATCTGATCTGAAATTCCTGAGAAACGAGATCGCCGAACTTTATAACGTTACTGCTGTTCCGCAGAACGTGCTGATAGACGGTTCCGGAAATATTATTGCCAGAAATCTGAAGGGGAGTCAACTGTCAGATAAATTAGCTGGTATAGTTGGTAAATAA
- a CDS encoding SusC/RagA family TonB-linked outer membrane protein → MLLPKSSLLVLLFLCSALALFAQQNISGKIKDAVNGKPIPGVTIRIQGTNKGTISDGNGVYNLSVPSNATLLVSFTGYKTQTIKVSGSSSLDITMEEDFAKLDEIVVTGLATTVKRSNLANTVVTINANQLSGTAPAQTFDAALSGKVPGALITANSGAPGGGISVKMRGITSVFGNSQPLYIVDGIFFNNSSIPAGLNDVTGAATAGNPNNQDNPSSRIADLNPQDIENIEILKGASAAALYGAKAAAGVVIITTKKGRAGKTKISVNHETGFAKVRHLMGVRAFTAETAADLAGPSSSADPTVIARRAQYAAQYNAAKSAGKIYDYEKEMYGETGLILNTGLSLSGGGEKTTFYISGNRRQEQGIVKNTGYFNNSVRVNIDHRISDYISLGVTTSYIHSDADRGLTNNDNNGVTYGVALSSTPDFVDLFPNALGEYPRNPFAASNPLETRDKMKNNELTNRFVGGANLEIRIQQNEHSSTKFIGRGGVDYFNYKTAALFPRDLQFEENALQGHSIQGNTNNTNTNLGGFLANTFTPNDNISLTSTVGATLETGFMDNIVTVATNLVSGQSNLDASANTTTRQFRQKYRDNGIFIQEDLSLLDAITLSGGVRFDRSTNNGDYKKYYVFPKGAVSWNIAKMKFWDVKDVQNLKIRAAYGQSGNVPPYSSKFTGMLGSNIGGFPGILVDNLLGNPDIKPERQSEFETGLDVSVLDGRVSLEATYYIKKIQDVLLRHALPGSSGYANEWKNSGDLKNNGIELGLTALPINNKYIRWSSSISWWRNRSKVTKLIIPPYAIGAFGNSLGTFYLEEGQPATQIKGTVGSDLKLIGNSEPKFQMSFYDEVTFLKNFTLRFLVHWKKGGDNINLTQLLTDLGATSFDYDDVSHGTKAGVYRTGAGDASIYVQDASYVRIREIGLYYNVPLRNTNFIKGVRLGVSANNFFTWTDYVGYDPEVSNFGSNTITTSTSRGSNGLSTGVDVTPFPASKRASFHVGVDF, encoded by the coding sequence ATGCTTCTACCCAAATCCAGCTTGCTTGTGTTGCTATTTCTATGTAGCGCACTGGCACTATTTGCGCAGCAAAACATTTCAGGTAAAATCAAGGACGCCGTGAATGGCAAGCCTATTCCCGGTGTGACTATCAGAATACAGGGCACCAACAAGGGAACGATCTCGGATGGAAACGGCGTCTATAATCTCTCCGTTCCATCCAACGCGACGCTGCTTGTTTCCTTTACAGGATACAAAACACAAACGATTAAGGTATCGGGCAGTTCTTCTCTGGACATTACGATGGAAGAAGACTTTGCCAAATTGGATGAAATTGTGGTAACCGGTCTGGCCACTACTGTAAAAAGGAGCAACCTGGCCAATACCGTGGTGACCATCAATGCCAATCAGCTGTCGGGTACAGCGCCTGCGCAGACCTTCGATGCAGCGTTGAGCGGCAAGGTGCCCGGCGCCCTGATCACGGCCAACTCCGGTGCCCCCGGTGGCGGTATTTCTGTAAAGATGAGGGGTATCACCTCCGTATTTGGGAACTCACAGCCACTATATATAGTGGATGGTATCTTCTTTAATAATAGCAGTATCCCTGCGGGACTGAACGATGTAACCGGTGCAGCTACTGCGGGTAACCCTAACAACCAGGATAACCCTTCCAGCCGTATCGCTGATCTCAACCCACAGGATATTGAGAACATAGAGATCCTTAAAGGAGCCTCTGCTGCTGCCTTGTACGGCGCGAAAGCAGCAGCCGGTGTGGTGATCATCACTACAAAAAAAGGAAGGGCCGGTAAAACAAAGATCAGTGTGAATCACGAAACTGGTTTCGCCAAAGTAAGGCACCTGATGGGTGTGCGTGCTTTTACCGCTGAAACAGCTGCTGATCTGGCCGGACCGTCTTCCAGCGCTGATCCTACCGTAATAGCGAGGCGTGCGCAATATGCAGCGCAATATAATGCAGCTAAGAGCGCAGGCAAGATCTACGACTATGAAAAGGAAATGTATGGCGAAACAGGCCTGATATTGAACACTGGTCTGTCGCTGAGTGGCGGTGGTGAGAAAACCACATTCTACATCTCGGGCAATCGCAGGCAGGAGCAGGGTATCGTAAAGAATACCGGTTATTTTAATAACTCTGTACGCGTGAATATCGATCACAGGATCAGCGATTATATCTCTCTTGGCGTTACTACCAGTTATATTCACTCTGATGCTGACAGAGGGCTGACCAACAATGATAACAATGGTGTTACTTATGGTGTGGCTTTGTCGTCTACGCCCGATTTTGTGGACCTGTTCCCTAATGCCCTGGGTGAATATCCCCGGAACCCGTTCGCGGCGTCCAATCCGCTGGAGACCCGTGACAAAATGAAAAACAACGAACTGACCAACCGCTTTGTTGGCGGCGCCAACCTGGAGATCCGCATTCAGCAGAATGAACATTCTTCCACCAAATTCATTGGCCGTGGCGGAGTGGATTATTTTAACTATAAAACTGCCGCCCTGTTCCCCCGTGATCTGCAGTTTGAGGAGAACGCTTTACAGGGGCATTCCATCCAGGGTAATACAAACAACACCAATACAAACTTAGGTGGGTTCCTGGCCAATACCTTCACACCAAATGATAATATCAGCCTGACCAGTACTGTAGGTGCTACACTGGAAACTGGTTTTATGGATAACATCGTGACTGTAGCCACCAACCTTGTATCGGGTCAGAGCAATCTGGACGCAAGCGCCAATACCACTACCCGGCAGTTCAGGCAGAAGTACCGCGACAATGGTATCTTCATACAGGAAGACCTCTCGCTGCTGGACGCTATTACGCTGAGCGGAGGTGTACGTTTTGACCGGTCTACCAATAACGGCGACTACAAGAAATATTATGTATTCCCTAAAGGAGCTGTTTCCTGGAACATTGCCAAGATGAAATTCTGGGATGTGAAGGATGTGCAGAACCTGAAGATACGTGCAGCCTATGGCCAGTCAGGCAACGTACCGCCATACAGCAGTAAGTTCACCGGTATGCTGGGAAGTAATATCGGCGGATTTCCCGGTATATTGGTCGATAACCTGCTTGGTAATCCTGACATCAAACCGGAAAGACAGTCTGAGTTCGAAACAGGTCTGGACGTAAGTGTGCTGGACGGCAGGGTGAGCCTGGAAGCTACTTACTATATCAAGAAAATACAGGATGTACTGCTGCGTCACGCCCTGCCCGGATCTTCCGGTTATGCGAACGAGTGGAAGAACAGTGGAGACCTGAAAAACAACGGTATTGAGCTGGGACTGACCGCCCTGCCGATCAATAATAAATACATCAGGTGGTCATCTTCCATCAGCTGGTGGCGTAACCGTTCCAAAGTAACGAAACTGATCATACCTCCATATGCGATCGGCGCCTTCGGTAACTCACTCGGTACTTTTTACCTGGAAGAAGGACAACCCGCTACTCAGATCAAAGGAACGGTGGGCAGTGATCTGAAACTGATCGGTAACTCAGAACCTAAATTCCAGATGAGTTTTTATGATGAAGTGACCTTCCTGAAAAACTTCACCCTGCGCTTCCTGGTACATTGGAAGAAGGGCGGCGACAATATCAACCTCACGCAGCTGCTGACAGATCTGGGCGCTACTTCATTCGACTACGACGATGTGTCGCATGGCACTAAAGCGGGTGTGTACCGCACGGGTGCAGGTGATGCTTCTATCTACGTACAGGATGCATCTTATGTACGTATCCGCGAGATTGGGCTTTACTATAATGTACCGTTGAGAAACACCAATTTCATCAAGGGCGTCCGTCTGGGCGTATCGGCCAACAACTTCTTTACCTGGACAGATTATGTAGGGTACGACCCTGAAGTATCCAACTTCGGAAGTAATACCATCACTACTTCTACAAGCCGTGGTAGTAATGGTTTATCTACCGGTGTGGATGTTACACCGTTCCCTGCTTCAAAAAGAGCGAGCTTCCATGTTGGTGTGGATTTCTGA
- a CDS encoding RagB/SusD family nutrient uptake outer membrane protein — protein MKSYFSIITAAFFLLIMSACQKGEITSLNTPVVGGIINNPTRSDLFNLVTGAESGMRNHYAVYLDGLGAIGREIYRFSGSEPRYTTDILGGGSRRLDNNTFYLTNPWGARYQVARQCFILLDAVKNARTEIASDVQKKAFSGFAKTLIGYQLLLNINMTDSNGARIPVPNGATLGPVVTDPGKVMDTILQFLDDGKADLTGSQVMFPLSDGFAGFKDAAGLLKFNRALAARVYIYRKNWAAALTALNESFFDLNGALNTGIYHYFSTNGGDLANTMFIAPNNTGEVRGAHPSYAADIVPGDDRINKTALRNAAFSQNGLTATRDVVIWSSLNSPVSIIRNEELILIYAEAKIQSGAIPDAIVALNRIRTAHNLTPYAGAVTVAALTTELLYNRRYSLFMEGHRWIDARRYNLLGTLPKDRPDDDVWARYPLPQNESNL, from the coding sequence ATGAAGAGCTATTTCTCAATTATAACTGCCGCCTTTTTCCTGCTGATCATGAGTGCATGTCAGAAAGGAGAAATAACCAGTCTGAATACGCCTGTAGTAGGTGGTATCATTAATAACCCAACCCGCAGCGACCTGTTTAACCTTGTAACAGGTGCGGAATCGGGCATGCGTAATCACTATGCTGTTTACCTCGATGGCCTGGGCGCCATTGGCCGGGAGATCTATCGTTTCTCCGGTTCTGAGCCCCGTTATACCACTGATATTCTTGGCGGTGGTAGCAGGAGACTGGACAACAATACTTTCTACCTGACAAATCCCTGGGGCGCCCGTTACCAGGTGGCCAGGCAGTGTTTCATCCTGCTGGATGCGGTTAAGAATGCCCGTACGGAAATTGCTTCCGATGTACAGAAAAAAGCCTTCTCCGGTTTTGCAAAGACGCTGATCGGTTACCAGTTGTTGTTGAACATCAATATGACAGATTCCAATGGCGCGCGTATACCGGTGCCTAATGGTGCTACATTAGGTCCTGTGGTGACAGACCCCGGAAAAGTAATGGACACTATCCTGCAATTCCTGGACGACGGTAAAGCCGACCTGACAGGATCGCAGGTCATGTTCCCCTTATCAGATGGTTTTGCCGGTTTCAAAGATGCTGCCGGTCTGCTGAAATTTAACCGTGCGCTGGCTGCCAGGGTGTACATCTACAGGAAGAACTGGGCAGCGGCATTAACGGCTTTGAACGAATCTTTCTTCGATCTGAACGGCGCACTGAATACAGGCATATACCATTACTTCTCTACAAATGGTGGCGACCTGGCCAATACAATGTTCATCGCCCCAAACAATACCGGTGAAGTAAGAGGAGCACATCCTTCCTATGCGGCTGATATTGTTCCCGGTGACGATCGTATCAATAAGACCGCCCTGCGTAATGCCGCTTTCAGTCAGAATGGACTGACCGCTACGCGTGACGTGGTGATCTGGAGCTCACTGAATTCGCCGGTAAGCATCATCCGCAATGAGGAACTGATCCTGATCTATGCGGAAGCCAAGATACAGAGCGGTGCTATTCCCGATGCTATTGTAGCGCTGAACCGTATCAGGACAGCGCATAACCTGACGCCATATGCAGGCGCCGTTACAGTGGCCGCGTTGACAACAGAGCTGCTGTACAACAGGAGGTATTCCCTGTTTATGGAAGGACACCGTTGGATAGACGCAAGACGTTATAACTTATTGGGCACCCTGCCGAAAGACAGGCCCGATGATGATGTGTGGGCAAGGTATCCGTTGCCGCAGAATGAGAGCAATTTGTAG
- a CDS encoding ROK family protein — translation MASSDHILAIDVGGSHIKGTILNSKGEWQMEYKRLPTPKDAKPADVLETISTLVQDMPAYDKVSVGFPGYVRNGIVYTAPNLGNPNWKNIDLGQQIADLLGKPVRLVNDADQLGLGVVSGKGYELAVTLGTGFGTALLIDGYLLPHLELAHHPVTKEHDYDEYIGNKALEKEGKEKWNKRMERVFEILKIVFNYDRLYIGGGSADELTIPLDDNMHIFTNKEGIKGGARLWDLEDRYHISTNHPKN, via the coding sequence ATGGCATCATCCGATCACATTTTAGCAATAGACGTAGGCGGTTCACACATCAAAGGCACGATTCTCAACAGCAAAGGCGAATGGCAGATGGAATACAAGCGGCTTCCAACTCCTAAAGACGCGAAGCCGGCGGATGTACTGGAAACCATTTCCACACTGGTCCAGGATATGCCGGCCTACGACAAGGTTTCAGTAGGCTTCCCTGGTTATGTACGCAATGGTATCGTTTATACCGCACCCAACCTGGGCAATCCCAACTGGAAGAACATCGACCTGGGCCAGCAGATCGCTGACCTGCTTGGTAAGCCGGTAAGGCTTGTGAACGATGCAGACCAGCTCGGCCTGGGCGTGGTCAGCGGTAAAGGATACGAACTGGCTGTCACATTGGGCACCGGGTTCGGCACCGCGTTGCTGATAGACGGGTATCTCCTGCCTCACCTCGAACTGGCCCACCACCCTGTGACCAAAGAGCACGATTATGACGAATACATCGGGAATAAAGCCCTGGAAAAAGAAGGGAAAGAGAAATGGAACAAAAGAATGGAACGGGTATTCGAGATCCTGAAGATCGTCTTTAATTACGACCGCCTGTATATAGGAGGAGGAAGTGCTGACGAACTCACCATCCCCCTGGACGATAACATGCACATTTTCACCAATAAAGAAGGTATTAAGGGCGGTGCGCGACTATGGGATCTGGAAGACAGATATCATATCAGCACCAACCATCCTAAAAACTAG
- a CDS encoding DUF3606 domain-containing protein translates to MSDNKTNVGQQDRIRIDANDPAEVEYVHRQFPHLKHEQVLEAIKNKGPFREDVIKYLQNLK, encoded by the coding sequence ATGTCTGATAACAAAACCAATGTTGGTCAGCAGGACCGCATAAGAATTGATGCCAATGATCCGGCAGAAGTGGAATATGTTCACAGGCAGTTTCCGCACCTTAAACATGAACAGGTACTGGAGGCCATCAAAAATAAAGGGCCATTCCGGGAAGATGTTATCAAATATCTGCAGAATCTGAAGTAA
- a CDS encoding SemiSWEET family sugar transporter, translating into MEFIEILGLVAGICTSSSLLPQLIKTVKTKEAQDVSVFMFIVMLTGNSLWIYYGFAKSDLPIISTNFLALGLNIAMLVFKYKYRHR; encoded by the coding sequence ATGGAATTTATTGAAATACTGGGGCTTGTAGCAGGTATATGTACATCTTCTTCATTACTTCCACAGCTGATTAAGACGGTAAAGACAAAAGAGGCACAGGATGTGTCCGTATTTATGTTCATAGTGATGCTAACAGGAAACAGTTTATGGATATACTATGGATTCGCCAAATCCGATCTTCCTATTATTTCAACCAATTTTCTGGCATTGGGATTGAATATCGCGATGCTGGTGTTCAAATACAAATACAGGCATCGCTGA